CCCATCCCCCGGGAGTCAGCGCTAAATGATTGATGTTAAAAGCATGTGCCTCTTCATCAGGCAGTTGTGTGAGTACTCCATCGACGTTTCTGTACATAGCAGACATTCGGCTGCGATCACTTTCCGGAACAAAATATCGGGTCTCGCTCATCTTCAGTGGTGTGAGCACTTTTTCCTGTAAATAATCGGCATAAGGCTGGCCAGACAACCGCTCGACCAGAAAAGCCTGTACATCAACCGAAGGGCCATAAGCCCACTGAGTGCCCGGCTGGAACATTAAAGGTAGTTTGCCCATTTTTTCGGCCATCTGTACGAGTGTGTTTTCTCTGTTCAGTGGATCAGCTTCTCTGTACAGGTCCCCCAAAACGGGCATATTGGGGTTATTGATAAATCCTGCCGTATGGCGGGTAATGTCTCGGATGGTGATAGGACGGTCGAGTGGTTCGAGAATCATTTCTCCTGTGGCCGAGTCCATCCCGGCATACACCTGCATATCCGCAAATTCGGGTGCATACTTGGAAAGTGGGTCATCCAGCTGAAATTTCCCTTGTTCATAAAGGGTCATCAATGCAGTACCCGTCACGGGTTTCGTCATTGAGTAGATGATGGCAATGGTATTTCTGTCCATAGGCACTTTGGTTTCCCGGTCTGCGTAGCCAAAGGCATTAAAATACGTCTCATTATTTTTTTCGAAGATCAACGCTGAGGCACCAGCTACAATACCCGATTCCACCAGACTGTTGAGGGTGGAATCAATTCGCGCTTTGGTTTGTTCGGTGATGATCTTGGATTCGTTTTCTTTGGGGGTGCTGCATGCCATCATACACAGCAGCGAAAGGAGTAGAATGCTTTTCGTAGTATTCATAACAGTAGAGGTAGGATTGCTTAATATGTGTTTTTCGGATTGAGGAGGTTTGGTAAAATAAATCCGATACTTAAAGATAGTGAAAATTTTGGGTTCACAAATTAAAGGTGAGGGATGAACCATCGTGCCATGGGGGGCCTTCATTTCCCAAAGACGCAAAGAAAGCGGGTGATAACCCCACTCAATCGTCGAATAATCACCTCGTTTTGCAGAACGACGGGCCTGCCTCGCAGAGAAAACAATCTAAACCCGTAATTTATCGTCAATTTTTATCGTCTCATCGCCGGTTCTGACAACCGCAACAGTTTATTTTTCATCTATGTATTAAATTGTGCTGCTAAATAATCCGAAAATATGAATCTGGTTATCTCCAATCTTACCCAAACCTATCCCAACGGTGTGCAGGCGCTGAAAGGGGTAAATCTGAATATTCCCACCGGTATGTATGGCCTTCTGGGACCCAATGGTGCCGGAAAATCGACCCTCATGCGGATTCTCGCTACCCTTCAGGAACCTGATGCCGGGGAAGTCTGGCTTGGCGATATCAATGTCCTGACCCAAAAAGATGAAGTGAGAAAGGTGTTGGGTTATCTGCCGCAGGAATTTGGTGTCTATCCCAAAGTGAGCGCAGAAGTACTGCTCGATCACCTTGCAGTGCTCAAAGGGGTAACTCAAAAAGGTGAAAGAAAAGATCTCGTCGAGCAACTTCTCCTCAAAACGAATCTCTACGACGACCGAAAGAAAAAACTCGGTGGCTACTCCGGCGGTATGCGCCAGCGTTTTGGCATTGCCCAGGCTTTGTTGTCCAATCCCCGCCTCATCATCGTCGATGAGCCCACCGCCGGCCTCGACCCCGCAGAGAGAAACCGCTTCCACAACCTGCTCAGCGAACTGGGCGAAAATGCTGTTGTCATTCTCTCCACCCATATCGTCGAAGATGTGACCAAACTCTGCACAGACATGGCCATTATCAATAAAGGCGAAATCCTGATGACCGGCCACCCTGCCGAAGCCGTAAAAAACCTTGCCGGAAAAATCTGGCGGGTGGTCATCGACCGCGAAGAACTCGAAGATTTCCGCAATAGCTATACTGTCATCTCCGATCAATTAATGCCTGCCGGAAAGATGCAGCTGGATGTATTTGCCGGAACAGATCCCGGTGAGAAATTCCGGGCGGTAGAACCCGACCTGGAACACGTGTATTTCTCCCACATATTTGGCGGTCAGCGCCAGGCTGTTTAGGTAATTCGTCTTCACATATTCAATCGCTACAACACTATGTTTACGGAAATACTTCGTT
The DNA window shown above is from Bacteroidia bacterium and carries:
- a CDS encoding serine hydrolase domain-containing protein is translated as MACSTPKENESKIITEQTKARIDSTLNSLVESGIVAGASALIFEKNNETYFNAFGYADRETKVPMDRNTIAIIYSMTKPVTGTALMTLYEQGKFQLDDPLSKYAPEFADMQVYAGMDSATGEMILEPLDRPITIRDITRHTAGFINNPNMPVLGDLYREADPLNRENTLVQMAEKMGKLPLMFQPGTQWAYGPSVDVQAFLVERLSGQPYADYLQEKVLTPLKMSETRYFVPESDRSRMSAMYRNVDGVLTQLPDEEAHAFNINHLALTPGGWGLTSTVDDYMRFARMLVNEGTLDGATVLKPETVKLMATNHLDDSISQRMWLPSKGQVGFGIDLAVRMRPPASAEENNGVVGEFFWDGAASTLFWVDPVNDLTAVLFVQIMPFAGVVHKKFRDAVYGPYAPAQTK
- a CDS encoding ABC transporter ATP-binding protein, whose protein sequence is MNLVISNLTQTYPNGVQALKGVNLNIPTGMYGLLGPNGAGKSTLMRILATLQEPDAGEVWLGDINVLTQKDEVRKVLGYLPQEFGVYPKVSAEVLLDHLAVLKGVTQKGERKDLVEQLLLKTNLYDDRKKKLGGYSGGMRQRFGIAQALLSNPRLIIVDEPTAGLDPAERNRFHNLLSELGENAVVILSTHIVEDVTKLCTDMAIINKGEILMTGHPAEAVKNLAGKIWRVVIDREELEDFRNSYTVISDQLMPAGKMQLDVFAGTDPGEKFRAVEPDLEHVYFSHIFGGQRQAV